One part of the Hydrogenobacter sp. T-2 genome encodes these proteins:
- the cas5b gene encoding type I-B CRISPR-associated protein Cas5b produces the protein MRKKMPLLCLEIYQPHAHYRIPYSINRRLTYPIPPYSTVIGFLCNICGVDDQKSEVYSIIRELKISIAGRFDSKTTENIWFRNLSRNAHNTYYISETVRYKNGQVGHVGGQIPVKIDVLENVELVIHLYHKNEEHIEMIKQKLENPVERLQPLHLGRAEDLLVIRDLKVLKDEELDIGRVDGNYDYFFWIPEDRLLLVPEDLKNPEDLKNSVKVDWREIEGNIYFLTTLSKIEGYESHRNHAVKKTYDKIKVKLSDGKIKNISTLIDKEKNIPIFLGELIDKDKK, from the coding sequence GTGAGGAAGAAAATGCCTCTGCTTTGTCTTGAAATATACCAGCCTCATGCTCACTACAGGATTCCTTACAGTATAAATAGGAGACTTACTTATCCTATACCACCTTACTCCACTGTAATAGGCTTTTTGTGTAATATTTGTGGTGTGGATGACCAAAAAAGTGAGGTTTATAGTATAATAAGAGAGCTAAAAATATCAATAGCTGGCAGGTTTGATAGTAAAACGACTGAGAATATATGGTTTAGAAACTTGTCAAGAAACGCACATAATACCTATTACATTTCAGAAACAGTTAGGTATAAAAATGGGCAGGTTGGTCATGTTGGTGGTCAAATTCCTGTAAAGATTGATGTGCTTGAAAACGTGGAACTTGTAATTCATTTATATCATAAAAATGAAGAGCATATAGAAATGATAAAACAAAAATTGGAAAATCCAGTTGAAAGACTTCAACCTTTACATCTTGGAAGGGCGGAAGATTTGTTAGTTATAAGAGATTTAAAGGTTTTAAAAGATGAAGAATTGGATATAGGCCGTGTGGATGGAAATTACGACTACTTCTTTTGGATTCCTGAAGACAGGCTCTTATTGGTTCCTGAAGATTTAAAAAATCCTGAAGATTTAAAAAATAGCGTAAAAGTAGACTGGAGAGAAATTGAAGGAAATATATATTTCCTTACAACTCTTTCAAAGATAGAAGGTTATGAATCTCATCGCAATCATGCGGTAAAGAAGACATACGATAAAATAAAAGTGAAATTAAGTGATGGAAAAATAAAGAACATTTCAACATTAATTGATAAGGAAAAGAATATTCCTATATTTCTTGGAGAGTTAATTGATAAGGATAAGAAATAG